In Gemmatimonadota bacterium, a single window of DNA contains:
- a CDS encoding MFS transporter, protein MKGGSRDTPARVIGSYYAVAGLYTLSASMIWGVNTLFLLDAGLDIFGVFLANGAFTAGMVVFEIPTGVLADTRGRRVSFLLSVGILIFTTVAYVAVARSGGSLLAFVAASVVMGLGFTFYSGAVEAWLVDALRETGFTGGLDSVFARGAMVTGAAMLVGTVSGGFLGSVDLALPYVVRAGMLVVVFIVAAMVMRDLGFTPRALQLTALPREMRAVARASIAFGWQRPSMRLLMLCSAIQGGFLSWGFYAWQPYFLELLGRDEVWIAGVVAALVSASMIVGNALTDWLTRFCGKRSTLMLWAAGAQAVAAIGVGLAGSFWVALALLLVVTGAVGVAGPVKQAYMHQIV, encoded by the coding sequence GTGAAGGGCGGAAGCCGTGATACGCCAGCCCGGGTCATCGGCAGCTATTACGCCGTGGCGGGACTGTACACGCTCTCGGCGTCCATGATCTGGGGCGTCAATACGCTGTTCCTGCTGGACGCGGGGCTCGACATCTTCGGCGTGTTCTTGGCCAACGGCGCGTTCACGGCGGGCATGGTGGTCTTCGAGATCCCCACCGGCGTGCTCGCCGACACTCGCGGCCGTCGGGTGTCGTTCTTGCTCAGCGTTGGGATTCTGATCTTCACCACCGTTGCCTACGTGGCGGTGGCGCGCTCCGGCGGCAGCTTGCTGGCGTTTGTCGCCGCCTCCGTGGTGATGGGCCTCGGGTTCACCTTCTACTCGGGCGCGGTCGAGGCGTGGCTGGTCGACGCGCTGCGCGAGACTGGGTTCACAGGCGGACTGGACAGCGTGTTCGCGAGGGGAGCGATGGTGACGGGCGCGGCGATGCTCGTCGGGACGGTGAGCGGCGGCTTCTTGGGCAGCGTGGACTTGGCGCTGCCTTATGTGGTCAGAGCCGGCATGCTGGTTGTGGTCTTCATCGTGGCCGCGATGGTCATGCGCGACCTCGGGTTCACGCCTCGCGCGCTGCAACTGACCGCCCTTCCGCGGGAAATGCGGGCCGTGGCGCGCGCCAGCATTGCCTTCGGGTGGCAGCGGCCGTCCATGCGGTTGTTGATGCTGTGCTCCGCCATCCAAGGGGGATTCCTCAGTTGGGGCTTCTACGCCTGGCAGCCGTACTTTCTCGAGCTGCTCGGGCGGGACGAGGTGTGGATAGCCGGGGTCGTCGCCGCACTCGTGTCGGCTTCGATGATCGTCGGCAACGCGCTCACCGACTGGTTGACCAGGTTTTGCGGCAAGCGATCGACCTTGATGCTCTGGGCGGCCGGGGCCCAGGCGGTGGCGGCCATCGGAGTCGGTCTGGCTGGATCCTTTTGGGTGGCCCTGGCGTTGTTACTCGTGGTTACCGGCGCCGTGGGCGTCGCGGGTCCGGTCAAACAAGCGTACATGCATCAGATCGTGC
- a CDS encoding DedA family protein, protein MENLDAFLGSYGYWVFFAVGFVEFVGVPIVSVPVLIGGGAMVASGTLGFWPVVLSVASGGWLADLGWYWVGRRQGSWLIDVACRLWSNPRACVSTVKDRLSRMGTPYILLAKMLPGSGNLIAVAAGLAGFGTLPFMLADAASLILWAAIYTGTGWILSDQVAAAIEWALTYSWAAMVVLILLVLGAFWRRREVQRPSVRDRLLG, encoded by the coding sequence ATGGAAAACCTTGATGCCTTCCTGGGTAGCTACGGCTACTGGGTGTTCTTCGCCGTGGGCTTCGTGGAGTTCGTCGGAGTGCCCATCGTCAGCGTACCGGTGCTCATCGGCGGAGGGGCGATGGTGGCCTCAGGGACACTCGGCTTTTGGCCGGTTGTCCTGTCCGTGGCGTCAGGCGGCTGGCTCGCGGACCTCGGATGGTACTGGGTAGGTCGTCGGCAAGGCTCTTGGTTGATCGATGTAGCCTGCCGTCTTTGGTCCAACCCGAGGGCCTGTGTCTCGACGGTCAAGGATCGCCTTTCCCGCATGGGCACTCCATACATCCTGCTTGCGAAGATGCTTCCCGGGTCAGGAAACCTCATCGCCGTGGCCGCAGGTCTAGCCGGCTTCGGGACCCTTCCCTTTATGCTCGCCGACGCCGCCTCGCTGATCCTGTGGGCGGCGATCTACACGGGTACCGGTTGGATCCTTTCTGATCAGGTGGCAGCAGCGATCGAGTGGGCACTGACGTACAGCTGGGCGGCGATGGTGGTCTTGATATTGCTCGTCCTTGGTGCGTTCTGGCGGCGACGTGAAGTGCAGAGGCCGTCGGTTCGCGACCGTCTCCTAGGCTAG
- a CDS encoding NAD(P)H-hydrate epimerase, translating into MRLVPAVTSVEMAAVDQAMVENYEIDLIQMMENAGRALAALARDRFLDGDPQEKTVVILAGSGGNGGGALVAARRLHGWGATIRTVLAQEPEHFAPVPAKQLAILHRLGVEVVSSGQLVATLEGPTPDLVIDGVIGYSLRGAPHGGAEALIRWSGSGGAPILALDVPSGMDATSGDVSESTVRATATLTLALPKTGLVSGRAHAHVGELYLADIGVPRRLYAEIDLPDPGALFAKSDLVRLA; encoded by the coding sequence ATGCGTCTCGTACCGGCCGTCACCAGCGTTGAGATGGCCGCCGTGGATCAGGCCATGGTTGAGAACTACGAGATCGATCTCATCCAGATGATGGAGAACGCTGGGCGGGCCCTCGCGGCCTTGGCGCGCGATCGGTTCCTGGACGGTGATCCCCAAGAAAAGACCGTGGTGATTCTAGCCGGATCAGGTGGTAACGGAGGCGGTGCATTGGTCGCGGCGCGCCGGCTTCACGGATGGGGAGCGACAATACGGACGGTCCTGGCCCAGGAGCCGGAGCATTTCGCACCGGTACCGGCCAAGCAGCTGGCCATCCTGCACCGCCTCGGTGTCGAAGTCGTCTCTTCAGGACAGCTGGTGGCCACCCTAGAAGGCCCTACACCAGACCTGGTCATCGACGGTGTGATCGGCTACAGCCTTCGCGGCGCTCCCCATGGCGGGGCCGAGGCTCTCATCCGCTGGTCGGGGTCGGGGGGAGCTCCGATCCTCGCTCTGGATGTTCCTTCCGGGATGGACGCCACTAGCGGAGACGTAAGCGAGTCCACGGTACGGGCCACGGCCACGCTGACGTTGGCCCTTCCGAAGACCGGGTTGGTTTCGGGCCGGGCGCATGCGCACGTCGGTGAGCTCTATCTCGCAGACATCGGCGTTCCTCGGCGACTCTACGCCGAGATCGACCTTCCCGACCCGGGTGCACTCTTCGCAAAGAGCGACCTGGTCCGTCTAGCCTAG
- a CDS encoding redoxin domain-containing protein: MTTYVQQLQPEFRVNYCKMITVSVDDRVNTTETRTALAADWPFLMDPDRRLLHELEMTDRTDPAHGEVYLPYTFILDRDRTIYKVYNGWWFVGRPTSEEIRMDLRALMSRRPDWVYSEKRSQ; this comes from the coding sequence TTGACGACCTATGTGCAGCAACTGCAGCCCGAGTTTCGAGTCAACTACTGCAAAATGATCACTGTCTCGGTCGATGACCGTGTGAACACCACCGAGACGCGCACGGCGCTCGCAGCAGATTGGCCGTTTCTCATGGACCCCGACCGCCGCCTGCTCCACGAGCTGGAGATGACGGATCGAACGGACCCGGCCCACGGCGAGGTATACCTCCCTTACACGTTCATCCTGGATCGGGATCGAACGATCTATAAGGTCTACAACGGCTGGTGGTTCGTCGGCCGTCCCACGTCCGAAGAGATCCGCATGGATCTGCGAGCCCTCATGTCCCGCCGGCCCGACTGGGTGTATTCGGAGAAACGATCACAGTAA
- a CDS encoding DUF4136 domain-containing protein, which translates to MKTSHATLSFFAVLALAGCAGTLQVRTDYDPEVSLTQLSTYDWVDQEADASGDPVIDSPLLKRHIRDAVEGELDRMGYRKATSGTPDFRIAYRVTAEEKSRIDGSYGFGSYGFGSYRFGGPYWYPRSYNRGYLGFSLYGGRYLRPYNGYYGYPSVGYGYAGTGRVREYLRGTLVLDIIDVRTDEVVFRGSARKSLDLDPDPEKLRMYVSEAVEKILEDFPPLG; encoded by the coding sequence ATGAAAACCTCTCATGCCACCCTGAGTTTCTTTGCGGTCCTTGCCCTAGCGGGCTGCGCCGGGACTCTGCAAGTACGGACGGATTACGACCCGGAAGTGTCGTTGACGCAGTTGAGCACGTACGACTGGGTCGACCAGGAGGCGGACGCGAGCGGCGATCCGGTCATAGATAGCCCACTATTGAAACGGCATATCCGAGATGCCGTGGAGGGCGAACTTGATAGGATGGGTTATCGCAAGGCGACGTCTGGCACTCCTGACTTCCGGATTGCATACCGCGTGACGGCAGAGGAGAAGTCGAGGATCGATGGATCCTACGGCTTTGGATCCTACGGCTTTGGATCCTACCGCTTTGGAGGGCCGTACTGGTACCCGCGGTCCTATAATCGAGGGTACCTTGGCTTTTCGCTTTATGGTGGCCGGTACCTTAGGCCGTATAACGGCTATTACGGCTATCCGAGTGTCGGATACGGATACGCGGGCACGGGCCGCGTGCGCGAATACCTGCGGGGAACCTTGGTTCTGGACATAATCGATGTGCGAACGGACGAAGTCGTCTTTCGAGGGTCGGCCAGAAAATCGCTGGATCTTGATCCGGATCCTGAGAAGCTCCGGATGTATGTCAGCGAAGCGGTGGAGAAGATCCTAGAAGACTTCCCGCCGCTGGGTTGA
- a CDS encoding sigma-70 family RNA polymerase sigma factor — protein MEDPDFAARIRERDAQALEEVVRRYLPQILRAAGGAGFAPQLAEDVAQDTFVTFIETAPRFEGRSHVRTWLFGILYKKIAAARRNLGRDNEMDDIEEVFEQRFDDAGSWTRPPLPVDAEVYDAEVRQGIDGCLDRVPTNQRMAFVLREIEGMDTQEICKILEVTRTNLGVLLHRARNRLRECLEAKGIEP, from the coding sequence GTGGAAGATCCTGACTTCGCGGCGCGGATCAGGGAGCGCGATGCCCAGGCGCTCGAAGAGGTCGTTCGTCGTTATCTCCCTCAGATCCTGCGCGCCGCCGGCGGTGCCGGCTTCGCCCCTCAACTCGCCGAGGACGTCGCGCAGGACACGTTTGTCACCTTCATCGAGACAGCGCCCCGATTTGAGGGCCGCTCCCATGTCCGGACCTGGCTGTTCGGCATCCTGTACAAGAAGATTGCCGCAGCGCGGCGAAATCTGGGGCGAGACAACGAGATGGACGACATCGAGGAAGTCTTCGAGCAGCGGTTTGATGACGCCGGGAGCTGGACGCGGCCACCGCTCCCGGTGGACGCGGAGGTCTACGATGCTGAGGTGCGCCAGGGAATTGACGGCTGCCTGGACCGGGTTCCAACGAACCAGCGGATGGCCTTTGTCCTGCGTGAAATCGAGGGAATGGATACCCAAGAAATCTGTAAGATTCTGGAGGTCACGCGCACTAACCTAGGAGTCCTTCTGCATCGGGCGCGCAATCGCCTGCGCGAATGCCTGGAAGCCAAAGGGATCGAGCCATAG